Within the Onychostoma macrolepis isolate SWU-2019 chromosome 14, ASM1243209v1, whole genome shotgun sequence genome, the region GGTTGTCATGCGAGCGCTGTCTGAATCTCCCGCGATTTTAACCGGTAACGTTAACgttaaaacacaaacaaactaaaCTAATGCTGATTTACTCACTATTTAATTCTGTAAGCTTGATAAATGACTGACTCATTGCTTTGTGCATTTACAGTATCTGCTGCTGGTGCTTGGTGTAAGAAAATTTCTAAGTCTGCTTTGAAAGGTGAGTGTGTACTAGCCTAAAAACTATTGATTGTAAGTGTAAATATGTTCAGATTCAcgttgtttcttttgtttttctttttcagaggCTATAGACAGTCTTTCTTTAGAGGCCCCACCTTGTGAGTGTATTCATCAGGAAGAACTTAAGGGGTTTACTGACAATTTTGGATCTTTGTTTTTTACCTATTCTTTCCATGTGAGTGCCTCCTGACTGAATAATATACCAGGAAATTTGTGTTTGACAATTCTGATATTCTGCTAATATATTTAGTAtgttttcacatattttgtataatttgttttatcttCATTCCTTAAAGGTCATATGTGTTTAATTCTGATATCgtgattatatattttgtatgttttcacatattaattattaattgttaTCTTAATTTCTAAAAGGTTGAAAAGGCTACTAGTCAGTCAGTGGATGCTGAACTGTCAAAGATCCAACAATTTCTGCACAGACTCGGTCTGGTTCATGCACAGGTGAGACCAGTGCAGTACATTCAAACTATTGTAACAACATTAATCATTTCCTGCAATTACATTGAAATGAACCAAAACATTTACCCTTAAGGTGATTTATGCAAATATGTATATTTGCAATAAAAAGGTTgcttatttagaatttttaattaactgtGAGTTGAAGGTATTATTCTCTCTCCTCAATTGAAGGTCTGGTTCTGCCTTTTTATCTATTACAGGTGAAAATCATATCGGAGATTAGGACAGATTCAACGACACACAAGCAAATGTTCaggttgtttaaaaaaaaaaatgtattcaaatgttttgggaaattaatacttctattcagaAAGAATACCTTAAATTGTTAGGACATTTACAAAGCTACAAAAGAttgctatttcaaataaatactgttcctTTAGaccagtggtctcaaactcaattcctggagggccacagctctgcagagtttagctccaaccagccCCAAATCACACCTGGGGCCCGTTCTTCGTATGTCGCTtactcagttagctggatttgattgttgccgATTTCACTTGATCTtggatcatttggttcttcgaagctcatccAGGGGCCCGTTCTTCGTATGTTGCTTATTACATCCGAGATCAAATGACACATCCAAGACGATATCGTAACGCTAATCGTGATCTGGCTAATTCGGTTCTTCGATCGTACCTGTTTTTGATGATTAGTATGGCTGGATTGAGTTATCCATAGATAACTGCATGTTCATGGGTTGGTTTAAAAGGGGCTATGTATCGATACTTGAAAccacgatcagcaatgcagcgattggctggcggcaagacagctacgtaatgacatcatataattaaaaaatgacacCTGATGAAAAACTTCACAAATTTCTGGacttttataaggaaacagccaagcgAACAAAACTAAATAAGTGTCATAATAGATCAataaaatgtgcactgtttttattttatttgtaatttttttacatgattcccaattatttatattcacgaTTTCTGGTGTTTGTTCAGGCTTTAcgttttatttcaatgttgtaattagcaattcatttaattttatctttgaaacagatttgttacgtgacagcattaattaaagtttcttaagggtcaagatcaagttatctgcatctcctgcgctccatcaagccactcccataacatctgtcaccactcaaattaatgcacagctcagattaactgtatagcatgtgtgtaagactccaatacaattataaagtaattatttcatcactaataaatctttcgatgagtaaaactggctatgtctatagtattatagactgcattattatattattttaaattattgtccctggatcagtagggtactcttgtaataaagtagttttctgcttaaaaagatgcaatctaatcctgtttacatgaaataagcctgctcccgagcaggtttaagcttacAGACAGCAAGCTATGACAGCAAGTCCAGGATGAGCTTCAAAGAACCAAATGATCCAAGAGGTCCgtaagcttaaacctgctcgggagcaggtttatttcatgtaaacaggattagattgcatctttttaagcagaattgatacttaaaatctgCCCCAGCCACCGTTACTTTATTACAAGCCTACCCTACTGGTCCAGggacaattatttaaaatgataattaaaaaaataatttgaaaataatataataatgttgtgtagtctataatactatagacacagccagttttactcattgaaagatttattagtgatgaaataattactttataattgtattggagtcttacacacatgcaGTACAGTTAATCTGAGctgtgcattaatttgagtggtgacaGATATTACaggagtggcttgatggagcgcaggagatgcagataactggatctctaagaaactttaattaatgctgtcacgtaacaaaaaaagataaaattaaatgaattgctaattacaacattgaaataaaaatgtaaagcctgtacaaatactataaatcatgaatataaataattggcaatcatgtaaaaaaaaatacaaataaattaaaaacagttcacatttcatttatctatttaCATCCCATTTATCTATTTATATCTATatacatttatgtagttttgttcgcttggctgtttccttacaaaagtccagaaatttgtcaaatttttcatcaggtgtcttttttaattatatgatgtcattacattgctgtcttgctgccagccaatcgctgcattgctgatcgtggtttcgaggatcgatacatctgcccttttcggGGAGCACGAGAACACAGTAATCTTAGACAACTCAATCGATATAATTTTAATCTAATATGCAAattcgtttgaagaaccaaattagccagagatcagttatcaggattagaagatctggcatctttcaaatcatctcagatgtatTAAGCGAGGTACGAAGAATTGACCCcagcttggaagtttctagtgatcctaaagaccttgattagctggatcaggtgtgtttgattagggttgtagctaaactgtgcagagctgtggccctccaggaattgagtttgagaccaatgctTTAGACGTtatgttcatcaaagaatcctgaaattttttttatcatggtttccacaaaaatattaagcagccaGAGGTGTAAAGAGTACCTGAAAatcatacttgagtaaaagtacagataccttacAGTGAAAATTACTCCACTACAGGTTACAAGTCACCAATTCCAAaacaacttgagtaaaagtcttagagtatctgattttaacagtacttaagtattttacttaTACTAAATATAGGCTCAAAGATGCACTAGTCAAAGAGACACTGCCAATGCCATATATCAGAGCACAAGAATATGTCTCATCATGTTAAACTTtgacatttaaatattcatCCCCCATATCTAAATCTGTCTTCATTGTTTATGCAAGATAGTATTTGCTAAGCATTTTCTAGTTATGTGACATTTCACATAAGaatataaaattaacattatccTACAAATATATATAGTCTTAAAAAAGTACACGTTAAAGGTGACCTTTGGTAAATGCATTGGTAATTGGTAGTGTCACAGGCTTggatattcaatttttttttttttcatgtcactGAGAATTTCTCCTCCTGTGTGTGGTTCTTTAGTGTAGCTCTTGgtttatatgtaatattgtgtaactgcaacactcatttcaaatgtagtggagtaaagaGTACAGATACTCATTCAAAAATGCAGTGATGTAGAGAGTGAAAGTTGCTAATGTCTTTGATACTCAGTAAAACTACAAAGTATCCGAAAAGATAaagtacagtaattagttacatttactcaagtactttacacctctgtaagcagcacaactgtttttaacattgataacaGTAAGAAAtggttcttgagcagcaaatcagcacattagaaggatttctgcaggatcacgtgacactgaagtaattacttattttcaaattatatttgaaaatatattgtccaaaatataataatatttagcaatattactgtttttacagtatttttttaatcaaataaatgcagactttgtgagaataagagacgtctttcaaaagcattacaAATCTAACTGACTCAAAACTTGTGTGtagatgataataataaaaaagcttgtttttatgcttttgttGCTCTTATTCTTCTCTACAAGTGATGATGTGTTACATGACCTACTAATTAAACccactctttttttatttttaaaaacgttttggGCGTAATTGTCCTTATTTGCCTTTTCATAGTGGAGGAGAGAAAGGAAGTAAAGTTTCAGCGATGGATCATCGCATTACTATGGACACTGCCGCATACGGACAGTCAGTTCCtgctattttttattaaatagaaCAACTTACTAGCAAGCAGAATGAACACCTCAGACTGATCATTGAGTTTTAACATCCTAAAAATCTCTACTTGCATTTTGTTTGTCCttgcacattttatttctatgattttattttgaaggAGTCCATTCTCTGTACGTTGTCTCCCGTCCTGTTCACAAATGCACCCAGTATTTGGAAATACACTGAGCTGTGTGCTTCCCACTGACATGATAGAGGCTGGACTGTGTGGGGAAATGAGCATGGCTACCATGGCAACACTTGCTCCCTGTATGGCTCTGTATTCCAATTGGCCCGCTCGTCTCTCATGCATACGGATATCCTTTGTAATGTGCACATAAATATTGTTATTCAAATTTAAGAGTGTGCATATGATTTTAGTCTGCCTATCTATTCTTATTCATATTTATGaacaaaaagatatatatatatatatatttaaataatgttttcctTGACATTCATTGCACATGTTAGTGTACAGTCCATGCGGCATGCCTTTAATGCACACACAGACAAGTTTCCTCCAGAGTTTGGCTACTTCACTTTCTTGGGCAGATCTCGGCCTTTCTAGAGTCTGTTGTATGGAAACACAAAACATCCAGGGTAAATTACAGGCCTAAATGGGGAGAAATCGGGGATACTGAGATACTGAGTCCATAATTTTATGGACGGAAGCCTCGCTGCAAAGCATAAAAAGCACTGTGCTACAAATCACTGTTGGCTTTGAGGCTAGAGTTGTTCAGACAGTTTTCCAGCATgtctatatattattaattctgTCTTTTCTCTTTATAGGATCTCTGTGTTCTGATGTAGAATTCTCTGTTGAGACTGACTACAGCCAGGAAACAAGATATAGTAGTGCTGTACAGCAGAACATTGAGTCAGAATGGAGCCGTGCTGTAGAACAGACTCTGACTGTCTTCATTTTCACTCAATACACTGACCCCTTCCGCTCCCAGATGTCCGACTTCATAAGTGAGTCACATTTGCTCTCCCTATCACAGACATATTGAGATGGgtcataatatttataaattctGCTTTTAAATGTGTCAGGCAGTGAGGAGGTTTTTGAGAAACACTTGGATGCAGTTCTTTGGTACAACGGAGATAATGTGAGGGCGACGCTGCAAACTACCATGAAAAACACACTGAAAGGATTTCAGCAAAAATCTGCTGTAAGATTTATCTgtgaagtttatttttaaaggaagttTACTTAAAttagcattcaaaagtttaggagtcagtaagattgttttaatatattttttttatgcaggACACATTAAACATGTGGTAGTTTgcagctttcctgtagctcaaatagtagagcatggcgctagcaacgccaagatcatgggttcgattcccaggaaagcaagagctgataaaatgtaaaaactgtaacttgaatgcaatgtaagtcgctttggataaaagcgtctgctaaatgcataaatgtaaatgtaaatgtaaatgtaaacacagtgaagacttttacagtgttacaaaagatttctatttcaaatagatGGTGATCTTTTGACTTTTCTATTCAGCAaagaaatctgaaaaaaattgaaaaatcttgtttttgttttcttcagattttgttttcagcattgataataataaaaaatgtgccttgagcaccaaatcagcatattagaatgattactgaaggatcgtgtgacactgaagagtaatgGCTCctgaaattcagttttgccaccacaggtataaattacattttagaaatgaattaaaaatattaaaatacaaaagagttattttacattataataaaaGGTAACCAAACTTACTGTATCAAATAAaggcagccttggtgaacataagagacgtctttcaaaaacatttaaaaaaaatcttaccgaccccaaacttttgaacactcATATACATGAAACAATAATGACAGTATAGCTATTAGTCATTGTTTAGAGACCACCGAACCATACATCTTTTCTGTGTGTACTTCAGGCCAGGCAGAGGTTGGATTCTGCCATACCCACTGTGTTGAGCTCAATGAACAGTATAATTGCCAGCAGCAGCAGTGGAGAGTTTCGAAGAGCGTGTTTTGATAGCATGAAGGTATAATATATGGCTATAATTTATACTGGCTCTCAAAACTCCCTATTTTATGTGTCATTTCAGTTGTTCTTAAGAACAGTGCTTTCTAACTTGTGAAAGttgtataaaatgttttaaaactggGTTTGTTTTAGGTCAAGAGCACCAGCGAGTTACATGCCTCACTAAAGCAGTCTCTTCAAAGCATTGTGGATGGGCGCTTTACTCCAAGGCGCAGGTGTAATAAGGAAAAGGTGCTTTTGCAAAGCTTCTTTTAGATTATTTCATTTCTGCTTTCATGATTTTGCCTTTGAACGTTTGCGATTTTAATGTCCTCACAAGGTGGTGGAGGCTGTTAGTGCTGAACAGAGTAGTCTTGACGGCTGGGAGGAAGGCAAGTTTTTGAGTGAGGTTAATAGTCTTCATACAATACTACCTAGAATGTTGTCATTATAATTGTTCTCATTTCATGTCTTTTGGGGGTTATTGACTTTGAAGCGCCACAGAAATCATTAATAGATTTGGCTGAGAttgttatattttgaaatgtcctttttttttttagagtttgAAAATCCACCAGAACTGTCTTCAAAGAGGATTCACTCTGAACTTCAATACTCAAGCTTTACCCCTAAGAAGAGACAATGTTCAGAGATGATCTCTGAGAattcagacaccttcatgaACAATGTCTTTGAGGCAGCAAACATCCAGAGAAATTCCCTGTCCACAATACAGCTTCCTCAAAGTCAGAAAACTAAAATGATCGTAGACAAACCCTCAGTGCTGAGCCTGACTAAACTGCAAAATGAACAGGTGGATAATTCTAAAATGATTGGAAATACTGTATGCCACTTCAAACCGATATGTAGACACAAAAAGATGTCTATACAGTACAGTTCATATCCTAACTGTTTTGTTATCTCTCTTTGTGAAGGTGGAGAAGCAGTGGCTTCAAGAGCTTGAAAACTTTTCTGAATGGGACTGAGGAAAATACAAATAATCTTTTCTGTCGTTATTTTGCTCATGTCATTCAAGACATGGTGAAACATATTTTTCCTTTATGTCTTTGTATTTTCAAATACTACTTTGTAAGTTTCCAAGATACAGTCCTTGTTGTAATTTAAtagtgtgtattttatttattaattatttttattcataaatttattaattaattattttgtagGCTACATTAAAATTTACAATGAATGTATCCTaatttttgtgttaaatgtaTATTCTGGACATTATTATATATGTTTCTCATCTTAAAACGTTTTGTTCTTGTACTTAAGTGTTTAAAAGgtttagaattattattattattattataaaatataagttgGGCTGACATGAACTTCCAAAACCAATTTTTTCATTTcctatttttaaagaatgattTAGGCCAACCAGCAGAGGCTGTATAATTTTGTTAGTTTAAAACTTAACAAATTAAGAAAGTGAtcaattgtgaccctggaccacaaaaccagtcataagtagcacgggtatatttgtagcaatagccaacaatacattgtataggttaaaattataaatttttcttttatgccaaaaatcattaggatattaagtaaatttcctaccttaaatatatcaaaacttaatttttgattagtaatatgcattgctaagaacttaatttggacaactttaaaggtgattttcttaatatttaggttttttttgcacctcagattccagattttcaaatagttgtatctcagccaaatattgtacTATCCTAACAAACTGTACATCgatggaaagtttatttattcagcttttagatgatgtgtaaatctcaatttaaaaaaactgacacttgtgactggttttgtggtccagggtcacaattatgGTTCTTTATAGATTTCTTAACAGCACTGCTCCCGTGACAGGCTCCTCCACTGTTAGACCTCTCTGCGAGACTGCAGCCGCAGTTTCAATACTAACGCTCTCTCGTTCAATGACTCACGATCTCGCGAGCTCTCCGTCTTCACTGCTTTCTGTGTTGGTACTAGTTTGTTATGGAGTGTGTTGAGTTAGCCGCCCACCACTGGTAAATAATGGACTGAGCTATATAAAGGTAAATAATACATAACGGGGTGTCTATTATTTCAGCTTCTGTGTGTAATATGTCTATAATTACCTCAGCAACTGTAGCACTTTGCTAAGATGCAGCTGTCATGCTAAGCTAACTGAAAGGCTCCGGCTGCAGTCAGGTTCAGTTAGCAGTGTGTATCGTTGTCAGAGCGGCAGTCTTCACTTAATCTGAAATTAAAGCAGTCGCACGTTCAGACATCTGCTGTTTGGCTCAGGGACGCGTTGAAGGGATATCTAGCCCGATACTGATATCATTGAGTGGTAATTCTAAGCTTATGCTGATCTAGAAAAGCATGCAAGTGTTAATACTAGCTTTAAATGTTTCCGAATTTTGACTTTTACTGAATTGAAAAGGTTTTATGTAACTATGGAAAAGTTCTCTTGGAAATCACTGTCACATTTAGCTAATTAGCTGACGTAGCGTTCAAGATGATAGATATAACTGTCGATATGATTgtggacagcatttatttatacaggTTCTATTAAAATCCTGTGTAATGAGTTTTGTGCATAGAGATTTCATGTGGATGGTCACATGATCAATCACGTTGCTTTAATAGGCTTAATCTGATGTTTGTAGACAAGTCTACACTTCCCTTTTTTCTATATATGCTTCAGTGTTGTCAGATTATCACATACATCCAGAGATTTGTATTTACTAACATAACTTAATGTCAGTGTCCAGCAGGATTCAGCGTGTGTCTCCTGGACTTCCCACAGAGAGGATGTTCCCCTGCTTGGCCCACAGACCATGGCAAGTCCTCTGCCGGGTCTACCTGCAACAACGAGCCCCTTTATCTCAGAGACCCTCTAAAATAGCAAAGCCATGTTTTGGTAAGAGCATCACCACACAGTGTCATTTTCATTGTCAGTATAAGGACTGAGAGAGGATGTTTATTTAAATCTGTTTCTTATCTTGTCATTCAGCATTGGTAGTTCTAATAATTCTAGACTAGATCCAGAAATTATTCCGATTATGCAACTTGTGATTCTCTGTAGGTTGGAAAATTGGAGGAGGGGTGAACAAACTCTGGTTTAGCTTTCCTGATTCCAGAGTCACATCCTTAACGTGGACACGGGTCCAGTACTGTTCCACATCAGGCAGTGATAAAGACGGATCTCCAGCAGGTCCTGTAGAGCCAAAGGCCACTGAGAAAGAACAAGCTGCACAGTCCTCTGCAAAAACAGCTGGTAATGATTCtgcattattttgtatttgttcacAGGCTTTTGAATTATGTCTAAAGTGTGTTACTTTATGCTCATTTCTATAAACCATTTGTTTCTTAGGTTTTTGTGAGTAAATATAAGCATATAGTGTTTTAcatattatgcatatttatatattataaaatgtatgtttagtAACTATGATTTATTCTAACTTGTTTAGTTTTAttcaatttgtatttatttttattttttattttttttttgcatttgaggTTCCAAACCTCAAGGTCTGACGAAAGCAGAGAGCATTCAAGTGAAAGGTATTACAGCCTTGTTTTACGCACAGACACCTTTTGGTCCAATCAGAATGTATATCACAATTCTATTAATTTTAACTAccttgcttgttttttttgtgttttcagtACGGGCTGTCCTGAAAAAAAGGGAATATGGCACCAAATACACCCAGAATAATTTCATTACTGCAGTTAGAGCTATGAACGAGTTCTGCCTCAAACCCAGGTACCTTTAGGAAGTGGAGCGTTGTAGTTTACTTTGTTGTAATCCAGTTTGCTACCATGTTCGCATGTGAATCTATGCATTTTTGTGTGTTCAAAGTGACCTTGAGCAGCTTAGGAAAATCCGTCGACGTAGTCCCCATGACGACACAGAAGCCTTCACCGTCTTCCTGCGATCAGATGTGGAGGCAAAGTATGTACAACTGTTACACTACCATATACAGtactgcttgaaagtttgtgaaccccttgcagaaaatgtgagtaattttaacaaaatgcatgttattttttctttagtactgtcctgagtaagatattttacataaaagatgtttacctttagtccacaagacaaaacatagctgaatttattaaaataaccccattcaaaagtttgggaacccttggttcttaatactgtgtgtggttacctggatgatccacgactgttttttgttttgtgatggttgttcatgagttccttgtttgttttgaacagttaaactgcgcactgttcttcagaaaaatcctccatgtcctgcggAATCCTCAGTTCCCTTTCAAGCTTTCACGAGTCATCACGGAGAAATTCTCCGTTATGGGAACTCCTTCCCTTCCAACCTTTCCTGAAGTCCTATTGGCTCATGCCAGTCCAAATGACTGGCCAATTGTCGTGAAGTATGCAAATCACATGCAAATACTGACAAGCTGAGAGGTGATCTTCTCCTTCACTTTGCTGAACAACCTAGATTATGGCTTATAACTATTACAGCTCACAGTTGAGGTTCGCTCATCAGAGGGCGGTGCCTGTAGGGCCGCTTCTCTGCAGCGTTCAGGTGAGTATGACATTTTTCTTCAGATGAGTCCGTCTGCCCTCTATCAGTGGTGGACCTTAAGGATTCTGGTGATGAGCTCATGCCGACTAAATGTCCGCATTCCTCTCACCCATCGAACCTGCAGGACATCAGCCCGGCTTCTCACGTCCCCCTTCCATGGCGGAGTGGAGAGCTGAGTGCAGATACTGGAGCTAAGGGTGCCCATGTCGCCGCAGATGCTGTGCGGCCCACTGTCTAAGCATGCAGCCCCCGCCTCAGAGCAGCGTTCTGCCGTGTGTAAAGCACAATCGCTTGGCTCCTCACTCATTCACATGATACCAGTCCCACATCAGCGGCTGCCATGTTTGGAAGACACTGGTCTCTTATTCACACGGTACCAGCCCCGCATCAGCGGCTGCCGTGTGTAGAGGACTCGCTCTCTCACTCATTCAAGGCGATATGGAGCCCCTGCTTCAGTGCGGTGACCTGCTATGAAGCGCTTCAGTCGCTCACCCACTCGCTAGCAGTAAAGCTGCCCCTGCCTCAGAGCAGCAGTGAGTCACATTATGCCCCAATCAGAGGTTGCGTTAGACTTTAATATTATCTGTCATTTTGACGGACAGGGttgtaaaaattctgtcataatctAATATTAcccgtcattttaattttcgtattttaattataataacccatttaattgcttttatttttgttcacgttttcatttttaataatgaacctaAAGGACGAGCATATtggcttatgcatttatttcttaatGAAGAGAACAGATGAACAGAGACTGCGTCAGTGACTTAAaacaacttaaaacaacaaaatatgctagtgctggataaaaaaataaaataaaaccgatttctctgttttaatagattcttatttttatgaaccaaTATCGTTTCTTAACTCCCAAtcgatgctgttttcatttgatgaatgCACAGTAACGTTAGAAAATCGGCTAAACTTTGtgcgttgttacttttgatatgaaatgcagtctcagtttcaaattctgtccattttattaggaaattcaagcaataaataccgttttggctttaatgtggcgtgatagATCGCTGTAGACACCTCAGATCAAGCGATTCGCTTTACTATACTCGCCTGTGAGTAATCAAAGACACAGCAAAagacctttatttttgttctggagacGATCGCGCGCTCTGCTGCCTCACTGGAGCGCActcgccaccaactggacagggctgggaattacagttataaattacaatagatcACCCTCAGTGTGTGCAATCTGCCAAAGTGACGGACGGCCTTCAGATTTTTCCgtcactgctaaaaaaattCCGTCAATGACGGAGAATTTTCGGTTAACGCGACCTCTGGCCCCAATGCATGAAGGTGAGGAGTCAGCTGTCTCAAATTGTTCAAATTGGTGTGATAGTGTATGttcattaaaatgcatacatttgCGCAAAAGAGCTCTTTCCTCCTCACTCAGTCAATACAGCGCCGCTCGCCCTGCCTCAGAGCAGTACAGAGCCGCTGCCCACACGGGTTATAGCCGCACAGCACTCGCCGGCGCATCGACCGAGCCGCTAAAGCCGCTATGTCAGTTCCTGAGCACGTGGAAAACTATTCCGAGAATCCCATATGTGGGATATGCGTTCTCAATTATTTGGATGACTGGCTGATCTTAGCTCAGTCACGGGACACGCCAGCCAGCCATTTAGACAAACTGCTTCGTCACTTGGAATTCTTGAGGCTATGTGTGGATATGTGTAAGAGCATTCTCGGCCTGAGTCAGTCTATAATGTATCTGGGAGTGTGCTTTGACTAAAAGCGGTGGAGATGCGCGCTCGCCTCTCTCGGGAGCCTCCATTTTGTCTTCCCTGCGCCATTTCAGAC harbors:
- the slc30a9 gene encoding LOW QUALITY PROTEIN: proton-coupled zinc antiporter SLC30A9, mitochondrial (The sequence of the model RefSeq protein was modified relative to this genomic sequence to represent the inferred CDS: inserted 2 bases in 1 codon); translation: MYCKLRQVLRCLLALVRLECGECKRSGGLMVVMRALSESPAILTVSAAGAWCKKISKSALKEAIDSLSLEAPPCECIHQEELKGFTDNFGSLFFTYSFHVEKATSQSVDAELSKIQQFLHRLGLVHAQVKIISEIRTDSTTHKQMFSGGEKGSKVSAMDHRITMDTAAYGQSPFSVRCLPSCSQMHPVFGNTLSCVLPTDMIEAGLCGEMSMATMATLAPCMALYSNWPARLSCIRMLVYSPCGMPLMHTQTSFLQSLATSLSWADLGLSRVCCMETQNIQGSLCSDVEFSVETDYSQETRYSSAVQQNIESEWSRAVEQTLTVFIFTQYTDPFRSQMSDFISSEEVFEKHLDAVLWYNGDNVRATLQTTMKNTLKGFQQKSAARQRLDSAIPTVLSSMNSIIASSSSGEFRRACFDSMKVKSTSELHASLKQSLQSIVDGRFTPRRRCNKEKVVEAVSAEQSSLDGWEEEFENPPELSSKRIHSELQYSSFTPKKRQCSEMISENSDTFMNNVFEAANIQRNSLSTIQLPQSQKTKMIVDKPSVLSLTKLQNEQDVYLNLFLILSFSIGSSNNSRLDPEIIPIMQLVIXSVGWKIGGGVNKLWFSFPDSRVTSLTWTRVQYCSTSGSDKDGSPAGPVEPKATEKEQAAQSSAKTAGSKPQGLTKAESIQVKVRAVLKKREYGTKYTQNNFITAVRAMNEFCLKPSDLEQLRKIRRRSPHDDTEAFTVFLRSDVEAKALDVWGSQEALARERNLRKEVEREYQENIFRNQKLLKEYKDFWGNTKPRSRKRATFLQGPGKVVMVAICINGLNFFFKLLAWVYTGSASMFSEAIHSLADTCNQALLALGISQSVRNPDAVHPYGFSNMRYIASLISGVGIFMMGAGLSWYHGIMGLLHPQPIESLLWAYCILAGSLVSEGATLLVAINEIKRSAHEQSLSFYEYVMQSRDPSTNVVLLEDAAAVIGVVLAAGCMGLTSLTGNPYYDSLGSLGVGTLLGAVSAFLIYTNTEALLGRSIQAEHVQKLTEFLENDPAVRAIHDVKATDIGLSKVRFKAEVDFDGRVVTRSYLEKQDIEQILNEIQQVKTPEELENFMLKHGENIIDTLGAEVDRLEKELKQRNPEVRHVDLEIL